Proteins encoded within one genomic window of Bombus terrestris chromosome 11, iyBomTerr1.2, whole genome shotgun sequence:
- the LOC100645458 gene encoding ovalbumin-related protein X isoform X2 produces the protein MAQSPADSKDNINEDLSTSCNDFTRDFYKELSSTSVGNIINSPLSIHMILSHLSHGAESTTLNELTKSLCHYNKDLIQEGYKSLIIQLNDLGNIKLYIANSMYVQDGFELLEEFLTIGKEFYQSEISKIDFRNNVDAAEKINSWVKKKTNSKISDLVSSDDFAEDTKLVLINAIYFNGSWLKTFDTKNTKDKIFHVTRTQTRLIPTMFNKSQYSNGNIPTLQAKFIEVPYMNTDIVMIIILPNEIDGLSNLQTNFSWEILANAPRSYSEIELYLPKFKIEFTVDLKNILNKLGLSTMFKPSANFSRISSTPLIVDKILHKAIIEVNEAGTEAAAATVVQMRLRRMAHFKEPEQFIVDRPFMFIIEYKPKNIPLFIGNIRDIQIAPQKDEL, from the exons ATGGCGCAATCGCCTGCAGATAGTaaagataatataaatgaagattTGTCTACATCTTGTAATGATTTCACAAGAGATTTTTATAAG gaGTTATCTTCTACCAGTGtaggaaatataattaattcacCATTAAGTATACATATGATATTGTCTCATCTTTCTCATGGCGCAGAATCTACAACCTTAAATGAATTGACTAAGAGTCTTTGTCACTATAATAAAGATTTGATACAAGAAGGGTATAAATCTTTAATAATTCAGTTAAAT GACTTGggaaatattaaattgtacatTGCAAACTCAATGTACGTTCAAGATGGATTTGAATTACTGGAGGAATTTTTAACAATAGGAAAGGAATTTTATCAATCTGAGATTTCAAAAATAGATTTTAGAAATAATGTTGACGCTGCTGAGAAAATTAATAGTTGGgttaaaaagaaaacgaatagTAAAATATCTGATCTTGTATCTTCAg ATGATTTTGCTGAGGATACAAAATTAGTATTAATAAATGCAATCTATTTTAATGGTAGTTGGCTTAAAACATTTGATACAAAGAATACaaaggataaaatatttcatgtgACAAGAACTCAAACAAGGCTTATACCAACAATGTTCAATAAGTCTCAATACAGTAATGGTAACATACCAACATTGCAAGCAAAATTTATTGAAGTTCCATATATG AATACAGACatagtaatgataataatattaccAAATGAAATAGATGGgctttcaaatttgcaaactaaTTTTTCATGGGAAATACTTGCAAATGCACCTCGATCATACAGtgaaattgagttatatcttccaaaattcaaaattgaatttacaGTAgacttgaaaaatatattaaataag CTTGGGTTAAGCACAATGTTCAAACCTAGTGCAAATTTCAGTCGTATTTCCAGTACGCCACTTATAGTTGATAAAATTTTGCATAAAGCAATTATAGAAGTTAATGAAGCAGGTACTGAAGCCGCGGCTGCAACAG TTGTTCAGATGAGACTTCGACGTATGGCACATTTCAAGGAACCAGAACAATTTATAGTCGATCGGCCTTTCATGtttataattgaatataaaCCGAAAAACATACCTCTTTTTATCGGAAATATACGAGATATACAAATTGCTCCCCAAAAAGatgaattataa
- the LOC100645458 gene encoding ovalbumin-related protein X isoform X1, with protein MSFFIIYSVLNTYIIITMAQSPADSKDNINEDLSTSCNDFTRDFYKELSSTSVGNIINSPLSIHMILSHLSHGAESTTLNELTKSLCHYNKDLIQEGYKSLIIQLNDLGNIKLYIANSMYVQDGFELLEEFLTIGKEFYQSEISKIDFRNNVDAAEKINSWVKKKTNSKISDLVSSDDFAEDTKLVLINAIYFNGSWLKTFDTKNTKDKIFHVTRTQTRLIPTMFNKSQYSNGNIPTLQAKFIEVPYMNTDIVMIIILPNEIDGLSNLQTNFSWEILANAPRSYSEIELYLPKFKIEFTVDLKNILNKLGLSTMFKPSANFSRISSTPLIVDKILHKAIIEVNEAGTEAAAATVVQMRLRRMAHFKEPEQFIVDRPFMFIIEYKPKNIPLFIGNIRDIQIAPQKDEL; from the exons atGTCATTCTTTATAATATATTCAG TATTAAATACTTACATCATAATTACAATGGCGCAATCGCCTGCAGATAGTaaagataatataaatgaagattTGTCTACATCTTGTAATGATTTCACAAGAGATTTTTATAAG gaGTTATCTTCTACCAGTGtaggaaatataattaattcacCATTAAGTATACATATGATATTGTCTCATCTTTCTCATGGCGCAGAATCTACAACCTTAAATGAATTGACTAAGAGTCTTTGTCACTATAATAAAGATTTGATACAAGAAGGGTATAAATCTTTAATAATTCAGTTAAAT GACTTGggaaatattaaattgtacatTGCAAACTCAATGTACGTTCAAGATGGATTTGAATTACTGGAGGAATTTTTAACAATAGGAAAGGAATTTTATCAATCTGAGATTTCAAAAATAGATTTTAGAAATAATGTTGACGCTGCTGAGAAAATTAATAGTTGGgttaaaaagaaaacgaatagTAAAATATCTGATCTTGTATCTTCAg ATGATTTTGCTGAGGATACAAAATTAGTATTAATAAATGCAATCTATTTTAATGGTAGTTGGCTTAAAACATTTGATACAAAGAATACaaaggataaaatatttcatgtgACAAGAACTCAAACAAGGCTTATACCAACAATGTTCAATAAGTCTCAATACAGTAATGGTAACATACCAACATTGCAAGCAAAATTTATTGAAGTTCCATATATG AATACAGACatagtaatgataataatattaccAAATGAAATAGATGGgctttcaaatttgcaaactaaTTTTTCATGGGAAATACTTGCAAATGCACCTCGATCATACAGtgaaattgagttatatcttccaaaattcaaaattgaatttacaGTAgacttgaaaaatatattaaataag CTTGGGTTAAGCACAATGTTCAAACCTAGTGCAAATTTCAGTCGTATTTCCAGTACGCCACTTATAGTTGATAAAATTTTGCATAAAGCAATTATAGAAGTTAATGAAGCAGGTACTGAAGCCGCGGCTGCAACAG TTGTTCAGATGAGACTTCGACGTATGGCACATTTCAAGGAACCAGAACAATTTATAGTCGATCGGCCTTTCATGtttataattgaatataaaCCGAAAAACATACCTCTTTTTATCGGAAATATACGAGATATACAAATTGCTCCCCAAAAAGatgaattataa